The Cyanobacteriota bacterium genome segment ACCGCACTCGAATAACCGTAGCCCTGAAAATATCGCTATGAGCCATGAAGACCCACTAGAACCGTCTGAGCACGAACCTGTAATAGATAGCTCTGATCATGCCGAGCCATCAGCCACAGCTAGCTCTCCGGAGGATCAACCCCAAGACTCAGCAACCCAAACTCCTTCTCTAAAACGAAAAGCTGTGATTGGTTCCGTTTGGGCCTTAGCCAATCATGGTGCTAAACAAGTGTTGCGCCTAGCTAGCAACATCGTGCTTGCTCGACTGCTGTTTCCTGAAGCCTTTGGTTTGATGACCCTGGTACAAACCTTTATGGTTGGTCTGGAAATGTTTTCAGACTTAGGCATCATGCCTAGCATTATCCAAAACAAGCGTGGTAACGATCCTGCATTCCTCAATACGGCTTGGACGATTCAAGTAATTCGCGGTTTATGTCTGTCTCTATGTGCCCTTGGACTTGCTCCTCTAGCAGCACAGTTTTACCGAGAACCATTTCTAATGCAGTTGTTGCCTGTGACAGGTCTACAGGCATTTATCAGTGGGCTGAATTCCACAAAGCTGGCCACAGCTAACCGCAGCCTCATGTTAGGCCGCTTGACTGCGATCGAGATTGGCTCCTATGTAGTGCAACTAGTCGTTACCATTGTTGCTGCCCTGCTGTATAGATTGAACGGAATTTCTGACTTTCGCGCTGTTTGGTCGCTAGTTCTGGGAGGCTTTGCTGGTACCGTTGCTCTGATGTTGGGCAGCCACTTTATATTAGAGGGTGAGCAGAATCGCTTCCATTGGGACAAAGAGGCGTTTCATTCCCTTAACCGGTTTGGACGCTGGATCTTTGTCAGCACAGTGTTTGGTTTCTTTGGCCTCCAGGGCGATCGCCTCATCCTAGGCCGTTTGCTCGATGTCAAAGCCCTGGGAGTTTATTCCATTGCCCTTGGCCTCTCCAGTATTGCCATTCAACTGGTTGACCAAGTGAGTAGCAAAGTGTTGTTCCCCTCATACTCTGAATTGATTCGAGAACGCCCCGAACGCTTGTACCGCAATCTCCGCAAAGCTCGGTTGATCCTAGTTGGGCTGAGTGTTGGTTGTTCTGTGGGTATGGTGCTACTTGGTCGGCTAGCTATCCAGATCCTTTATGACAATCGCTATGCAGATGCTGGATGGATCTTGCAAATCTTAGCTGTTGGCCTAATGGCGAGGGCATTGAGTATTACCTATGGTGATGCGCTGATGGCAACGGGCAAAACTGTGCTGTTGGCTGTGTTAATCGGCTCTAGTATTACTATTCAGCTTACCTCAATGATTGTAGGTCACCATCTGGGTGGGTTTCCAGGCTTTGTAGTTGGTATCGCAGCCGCCAACTGGCTAATTTATCTAATGGATGCCACTGTCTTTTCCCGGATCAAGCTTTGGCAACCTGAAATTGACCTGCCAGTGGCTGGGCTAGCGATCGTTATGTCCCTTGTTATCTATTTTTGGTCAGCAATCACATCAGTCATAACTGGCTTGCTTTGAACTGTTATTGCTCTGGAATCATGATGACTGCATCTCCAAAGGTTTCTGTTTTGATGCCCATCTATAATGCTGAGAAATACTTGGCAAAGGCACTCAAAAGTGTCCTCAATCAAACCTTCACAGATTTTGAGGTGATTGCTATTAATGATGGGTCTACTGATAGTTCTGAAGCCATACTCCACAGATTTGCCCAGCAGGACGATCGCATACGCATCTTCAGTCAGCCTAACCTCGGCCTCATTGATACCCTAAACAGAGGCATCACCTACGTTAACGGACAGTATATCGCCCGCATTGATGCGGATGATGTTGCCCTACCAGAGTTGTTTGCTAAACAAGTTGCTTTTTTGGATAGTCACCCAGAGTATGTGGCAGTGGGTACACAGGTGCTCATGATTGATGCGGATGATGCTCCCATTAAAGTTCACAATGATGTCATCACCCATGAAGAGATTGATGCTGAGCACCTGCTGGGAAACGGTACTTTTCCCCACTCAGGCGCTATGATCCGCCGGGATGCGATCGTAAAGGTTGGTGGTTACCGGGAAGAACTTAAATCAGCAGAAGATATTGACTTGTGGCTACGGCTAGCAGAAATTGGTAAGCTGTGCAATCTACCAGAGGTGTTACTGAAGTATCGTCTACACCTGAAAAGCATTGGACACAGCAAGCGTAAACAACAAATTGAATCAACTCGCCGACTGATTATCGATGCTCACCAGCGACGCGGGTTGCCCGTGCCTGAAAATCCTTATCCTACCGATGACAAGGAAGACTCTATATACGGAACCTATCAACGTTGGGGTTGGTGGGCAATTCAGGGAAAAAATCTCAAGACAGCACGTAAATATGCATTTCGTGCTCTCTGGAAAAAGCCTTGGTCTTTTGAGTCTTGGAGGCTGCTGTTCTGTGCCCTGCGGGGATGGTAAGGTTGAGCTTGAACTTGCCTCAGCAGGAGCATTATGGTGACTCAAATGCTTCTAATACGGGTTTGTGAATGCCTTCTCGAATCAGGGTGTCTCGATCGTTTACCGGAGTCCAGCCTAGTTCGCGCTCGGCCTTGGAGGAGTCAAAGCGGGCAGCAAAGCTGCGACCTTCCCAGTCAGCATAGCTGGGCATAGTGGCGTTGGGATCACGCCCGATGCTTTTGATCGCCCATTTCACCAAGGCTTCTAGGTAGTTGCGCCAGCTTGGGGTAGGGATGCGTTTGAGTTTGATGCCCGCCTTACGCTCAAATTCATCGAGATAGTCATTGGCGGTAATGGTGGTAGGGCTAGTGAGGTTGTAGGATTCACCATCAATGCCAGGAATGGTAAGGGCCTTGACCATAGCATCGGCAACATCATCAACGAGGACGATCGGCAGGGGATGGTTACCGGATCCCCAAAGGCGACACACGGAGTTGTAGGGCCATGCACAAACTCCCCAGTGGTGGGGATCGCCCCCAGACCCTAATACAATACCGGGGCGAAAGATAACTACGGATAAGCCTTTGTTTTTGTAGAGTTGCAGTAGCACGTTCTCGTTTTCGGCCTTGGAGCGGGCGTAGGGGGCTGCTCGTAACAAGCCGGGATGGGGTTTAGTAGCTTCGGTAATGGGGGGCACACCACTACCTGCATAGTAGATGGCGATCGATGAGGCATAGAATAAACGCTTCACTCCATGCTTGATGCATAGTTCTCCCACCATGCGGGTTGGCTCTACATCAAACTTGAGGAATTCAGGCCAAGTTTTGCCATAGCCCCTGGCTAGGTGATAGACGTATTGAATGCCGTCTAGGGCTGCATCTACTGATTCAGCGTTGGTGAAGTCGCCCTTGGTTAGCTCTACACCCAACTGGCGCAGCTCAGCCGGGCAACTATTGGGATCGCGCACAAGAATGCGGACACCATGCCCCTCTTGGCGTAAGCGTTTTACTAGGGCTTTGCCAATAAATCCGGTTCCACCAATCACTAGCACTGTGGATGGGGGTGGCGAGGGGGCAATGGCATCGCTGACAGGGGCCGTTTTTTCTATAACAGGGAATTGGGTTTCTTGGGCAATCCACTCGGCAAGGACAATCGCCTGTTCCCCTAACTCTGGACTGACGCGCTCATCCAAGATTCGCTTCCAGTTGGTGTAGAAGCTTGCCGTAGCGCGAGTGATGCTATGGGAAAAAGGCCCTGCTATTTTGGAAAGCTTCATCTTGGAGAGCACAAAGTTGGTTAGGGTTTCCCTAGCCTGCCGAGAGGCATCCCTAGCCATGGTAGTGACGTTGAGGTAGCGATCGACATCTAGAGGATAGGGGGTATGTTCCTGGCGAGTGTAGGTATTGTTCTCGAAATCTACATGACCAACCCCATTGGTGCCTCGGACGTGGATGTAATGTTCTGAGTAACCATCAATGAAAGAGAAGCGGAGACGAATGCTGGTGTTGCCTTTCCAACCACGAATTTCCCAGCGGCGATAGAACTCTAGGCCACGGGGCAGGTCTACCCGATCGCGCACATCTACGGCGACGGTATCAGGCATTCCCAGCAAATGCACCACATGTACAAACGAGTGGGGGGCAACTTCAAACAAAATGTTCTTAGGTGTTTGCAGCATCCAAGCTCCAAAGGGGCCTCCCTTCAGTTGTCCCAGTTCTTTGTTCCAAATGATGTCTACTTGGTCAATGCGCCCCAGTCGTCCGCTGCGCATATCGGTAACTAGCTGCTCATAGGCAGGAAAGTAGAGAAAATTGTGACTCACGCCAATAATGCGGTTACGATCAGTCGCCATCTGGCGTAAGGCTTGACAGTCAGCAACCGTATGGCACAGGGGTTTTTCGATAAACACATCTACCCCAGCTTCCAACACTGGAGCTGCCGTCTTAAAGTGGAGATTGGGGGGCGTGAGCACATGGACTACATCCAGAGGCACTGAAGACAGCATGGTGCTCAAGTCATTGTAGACATGGGGAATTCCCTTGGCTTGAGCTAGTTGCTCAGCTAGCCGTTGGTTTAGGTCACAGACGGCTTTTAACTCCGCTCCTGGAAACGACTGTACCGCCGTCGCGTGGAAATCGGCAATATAGCCAGCACCTAGCAACCCTACCGCAATTTTCTTGCCCTCAGCCATTACTTTTCTCCCTTATGGAACAAAATCTTACCCAATGCTGGTTCATGACTCGCACCCTTGGTTATTGTCTTACGTTGTTCGCTCGATGAATAGAGTGGTTCATTGTCATTCATGGTTCGCGATCGCCTAGCCGCCCGCATTTACTCCTTTGTACTCGATAATTTTGTGTTGCCGCTTGCGCCAGCGGGTGATGTAAAAATTGATCACCCCTAAAGCTTCTGGAAATGCAGACAGGGCACAGGAAATTCCCCATGGCACGCTATCAGCCTGGGAAAAGCCTCGCTTTTGAGTATTCAGAATAGTTTTGATCGCAGTTAGGGGATAGCGCCCCCACACCAGCAGTGACCAACCATAGGTGGGAACGGCTAACACTAGGGAGGTTAAGGGGATAATGACTCCCCAGAGTAGGCTTCGGCGCACTTCTTTGACAAACTTGCGTTCCGGCAGTCGTCCATGCATGGACGATACTTGGGCATAGGCATAGCCACAACGCTTGGCTCGTTGCCACCACTGGCGCACGCTGTGCATGTCTGCATCGTGAACGGTACTATGGCGATCGATGCGGATCAGCCGCCCCCCAGTTTGCCGTAGTCGCACCCCTAGTTCATCATCCTCTGCGGCAATGACCTTGGGGTTATAGCCTCCCACAGCGGTGAAGGTTGCTGCCCGAATCATCACATCACCGCCAAAGCAGCTAATTTCCCCCACAGGCCCTATGTGCCACTCTACATCACAAATGCGGTTGAAGGGGCTGCGCTCTGGGTAACGTTCTCGTCGCCAACCACAGACGGCTACCACATCGGGTTGTGCATCCATGACGGCAGCAGCAGCTTCAATCCATCCTGGCAAGACTTCACAGTCACCATCAAAGAATTGCACGTAGTCTACTGTAGGATCTATTTGCAGTAGGCGATCGAAGCCAGCGTTACGAGCACGAGCAGCCGTGAAGGGAATAGACAGGTCTAAAGCCACAACCTCTACACCACGTTGACGGGCTGCTTCGCAACTGCCATCGGTGGAACCAGAGTCAACGTAAACGATCGACATGTCATGGGAGCGTTGCGCCACCAGAGAGTCGAGACAGCGAATCAACCGTTCTCCCTCATTGCGCCCAATTGTAACAACACCAACACGGCTCATAGAGTTATTAGTTACCACTGAATCAGTCAACACCTACTTGGTCTTACCATACCAACTAGACTTGAGGCGGCGGTTGTACAGCCATTGTCGATTTTCTGGCGAGTCAAACAACCATCGCTCAATCAATTCGCCCCATTTGACCGGAATTTGTAGCCGTTGCCAAGCTTCAGCAGAGGCCTGGGATAGCGCTTGGTAAAGGCTAGCGTCTGTTTGTAGGGTTTTGATAGCCCTAGCGAGGGCTGTTGGCTGTCCGGCGGGGAAGATTATGGCGTTAGTCTGGTGGTGAAGTTTTCCTAAAAACATGGGGTGATCGGAGGCTATGATCGGCGTGCGCGAACACATGGCTTCGTAGAGAGTCATGGGGAACCCTTCTGGATACTCGTGACGACTAGGTACTACCACTGCGTCTGCCTCTCGCATCAGATGCACAACCTGCTTGTGGGGCACCAATCCCAGAAATTCCACTTGGTCAACAATTCCTAAGCTGGTAGCCTGTGCCTTAAACGCCTCTAGATCACCACGTCCAGCTACCTTCAATCGTGCCACTAGCCCTTGACTTCGCAACTGGCTAAGGGCATCTAGAATGTCACCTACCCCCTTAGCGGCGATGACTGAGCCGACATACACCAGCTTAAAAGGCTGTGTTGAATCTGGTTGGCTTTTGGGTGTAAAGTCATCGGGTCGCATGGAGTGGGGCCAATCCCAGGGGATGATTTTATTGGGATTAACCCCGATTGCTTGTAGCGATCGGGCTGAGTTTTCACCATGGTTGCCCACCCAGTTCACTAGGGGATGGTTGAGCTGGCGTGCCAACAAGAAGCCTTTAAATTTCTCCTTCAGCTTAGTGTGGTTGAAGGAATCAGCTAGTAACCCTAGGGTTTTAAACTGCGACTGAATTGCCCAGGCAAACAGCTTGCGGTCAGGGAAGCCAATCGTTACATGGGTTGGATTTTGAGCCGCCACTAGAGCAGCCAATTCACCAGCATTGATACTACCGGAAGAACCAGCTCCGATCGCGCGCACATCATTTGCTAATACCTTGTTGTAAGGTGCCGGTGTACGGTTACAAATCACGGTGAGGTCATCAATTTTCTGGCGGAGATCGCCCACAAAATCTACCGAGTAGCGCTGAGCATAGTAGGTCTCGTCACCACCGGCTGCAAACCGTTCAAAGGCATCACCATAGTCACCGGCATATTGCAGCATCACTAGCCGAATGCCACTAGTGCTCATTGTATTAGCTCCTTAACATCTGGTTGACTTGAGCCGCCTTACTGCGTTCGATTGCCCGGTATAGACCTTTCTCAAACAAATCCGTGGCATCATCCCAGGTATAGCCGATAACAGTTTCGTAGGCGCGATCGGACAACTGTTGCCACTCCTCGTTGGACATCGACAATACCTGCACTAGCTTCTCTGCTAGAGCTTTTGCATCGCCACAGGGAGCCAAATAGCCATTGACACCATCAACAATGATATCCAGAGGGCCACCCACTGCCGTTGATACCACAGGACAGCGACAAGCCATGGCTTCTAGAGGAGGTAAATGAAACCCTTCGCTCCAACTGCCACAGAGCCAAACATCACATTGGGCGTAGATATCACGCAGGGACTGTTGCTCTGGCTTGAGAAAATAGTCTGAATTTGCTGGTAGGGGTAGCTCTGGGGATAAAGGGTAGGTGCCAAAAGCAACCATACGCAAATTTGGAATCTTTTGAGATGCCAAGTCAAAGGCTTTCAGGCTGACTGCACAACCCTTCCAGTGAGGTGTTGCATATAGCATACCTACTGTTGGCACGGGCTGCTTACTGCGCCGGGGGGCATAGAACTGCTCGGTGTCAACACTATTCGGCACAAAGGTAACGTCTGTGTCCCCATATTCGTCGCGGGCCAGATCGACCAGCCACTTAGAAATTGTAATTTTGTGGAGCGGGAGCCGCCATGTTGCTTTCACTCGCTCCACGGGCAGATAGTCGAATACTTCATGATGCTGAAGAAAGTAAGCTTTTGCACCTTTAGCGGGTGACAGCTTGGCGACCCATTCAGCCGTTTCCCACCAAGTGGCGATGACGACATCTGCATCTGGTAGATCGGCATCGGTGACAGGACGATCGCGATCAATCACGTAGTGAGGCACATCCACATTGTCCATATGGGATGGCAAACGCTTTGGATAGGATAACCAACCACGACCCTGGAGTAGTGATTTGACCTGTTCTTTCCATGTTGGTTGATAGTGTGGCACCGAAATCACTGTAACATCATGCCCTCGTTTCTTGAGACGATCAGCATAGATGGCAACCACCCGGATACCCCCAGCCAATGTTGCTACAGGCAATACAAATGTCACTTTCATACAGAAGGATACCCATCCACAACTGCTTCAAACAACTGCACTAGTTTTCTAGCTTCAATAGATGCACTATGCTCGCGAGCAACTCGCTCCATACCAACGTTGCCCATGTGAGACAACTTTTCAACCGATGCTGTTAACACCGATCGCATTGCCTCTGCTAGGTGGCTGACAGAACCCGCGGGCACTAGCCAACCACAAACCCCCGGTTCTACTAACTCTGGAATGCCTGCAACATAGGTGCTGATGACAGGACGCGCCAGCGCTAATGCTTCCATAATCACCACGGGCAGCCCCTCAGCAAAACTAGGGAGCACAAGGGCACGCGCATTTAGCAACTGTTGACGCACCTCAGCGCTACTTGCCCAACCCGTGATCACGATATGATTCTGTAGGTGATATTCGGCGATCGTGGCCTCAATCTGCCGCCGTAGCGGCCCGTCTCCCACAAAGATCAATTTGAACATTACGCCGTCTAAGGCCAGCTTTGTTGCTGCTTCTAGCAATAGTAGATGTCCCTTTTGTTCACTCAACCGTCCTA includes the following:
- a CDS encoding glycosyltransferase codes for the protein MMTASPKVSVLMPIYNAEKYLAKALKSVLNQTFTDFEVIAINDGSTDSSEAILHRFAQQDDRIRIFSQPNLGLIDTLNRGITYVNGQYIARIDADDVALPELFAKQVAFLDSHPEYVAVGTQVLMIDADDAPIKVHNDVITHEEIDAEHLLGNGTFPHSGAMIRRDAIVKVGGYREELKSAEDIDLWLRLAEIGKLCNLPEVLLKYRLHLKSIGHSKRKQQIESTRRLIIDAHQRRGLPVPENPYPTDDKEDSIYGTYQRWGWWAIQGKNLKTARKYAFRALWKKPWSFESWRLLFCALRGW
- a CDS encoding glycosyltransferase family 4 protein; its protein translation is MKVTFVLPVATLAGGIRVVAIYADRLKKRGHDVTVISVPHYQPTWKEQVKSLLQGRGWLSYPKRLPSHMDNVDVPHYVIDRDRPVTDADLPDADVVIATWWETAEWVAKLSPAKGAKAYFLQHHEVFDYLPVERVKATWRLPLHKITISKWLVDLARDEYGDTDVTFVPNSVDTEQFYAPRRSKQPVPTVGMLYATPHWKGCAVSLKAFDLASQKIPNLRMVAFGTYPLSPELPLPANSDYFLKPEQQSLRDIYAQCDVWLCGSWSEGFHLPPLEAMACRCPVVSTAVGGPLDIIVDGVNGYLAPCGDAKALAEKLVQVLSMSNEEWQQLSDRAYETVIGYTWDDATDLFEKGLYRAIERSKAAQVNQMLRS
- a CDS encoding glycosyltransferase, which encodes MSTSGIRLVMLQYAGDYGDAFERFAAGGDETYYAQRYSVDFVGDLRQKIDDLTVICNRTPAPYNKVLANDVRAIGAGSSGSINAGELAALVAAQNPTHVTIGFPDRKLFAWAIQSQFKTLGLLADSFNHTKLKEKFKGFLLARQLNHPLVNWVGNHGENSARSLQAIGVNPNKIIPWDWPHSMRPDDFTPKSQPDSTQPFKLVYVGSVIAAKGVGDILDALSQLRSQGLVARLKVAGRGDLEAFKAQATSLGIVDQVEFLGLVPHKQVVHLMREADAVVVPSRHEYPEGFPMTLYEAMCSRTPIIASDHPMFLGKLHHQTNAIIFPAGQPTALARAIKTLQTDASLYQALSQASAEAWQRLQIPVKWGELIERWLFDSPENRQWLYNRRLKSSWYGKTK
- a CDS encoding glycosyltransferase family 2 protein, which produces MSRVGVVTIGRNEGERLIRCLDSLVAQRSHDMSIVYVDSGSTDGSCEAARQRGVEVVALDLSIPFTAARARNAGFDRLLQIDPTVDYVQFFDGDCEVLPGWIEAAAAVMDAQPDVVAVCGWRRERYPERSPFNRICDVEWHIGPVGEISCFGGDVMIRAATFTAVGGYNPKVIAAEDDELGVRLRQTGGRLIRIDRHSTVHDADMHSVRQWWQRAKRCGYAYAQVSSMHGRLPERKFVKEVRRSLLWGVIIPLTSLVLAVPTYGWSLLVWGRYPLTAIKTILNTQKRGFSQADSVPWGISCALSAFPEALGVINFYITRWRKRQHKIIEYKGVNAGG
- a CDS encoding oligosaccharide flippase family protein — encoded protein: MSHEDPLEPSEHEPVIDSSDHAEPSATASSPEDQPQDSATQTPSLKRKAVIGSVWALANHGAKQVLRLASNIVLARLLFPEAFGLMTLVQTFMVGLEMFSDLGIMPSIIQNKRGNDPAFLNTAWTIQVIRGLCLSLCALGLAPLAAQFYREPFLMQLLPVTGLQAFISGLNSTKLATANRSLMLGRLTAIEIGSYVVQLVVTIVAALLYRLNGISDFRAVWSLVLGGFAGTVALMLGSHFILEGEQNRFHWDKEAFHSLNRFGRWIFVSTVFGFFGLQGDRLILGRLLDVKALGVYSIALGLSSIAIQLVDQVSSKVLFPSYSELIRERPERLYRNLRKARLILVGLSVGCSVGMVLLGRLAIQILYDNRYADAGWILQILAVGLMARALSITYGDALMATGKTVLLAVLIGSSITIQLTSMIVGHHLGGFPGFVVGIAAANWLIYLMDATVFSRIKLWQPEIDLPVAGLAIVMSLVIYFWSAITSVITGLL
- a CDS encoding NAD-dependent epimerase/dehydratase family protein, coding for MAEGKKIAVGLLGAGYIADFHATAVQSFPGAELKAVCDLNQRLAEQLAQAKGIPHVYNDLSTMLSSVPLDVVHVLTPPNLHFKTAAPVLEAGVDVFIEKPLCHTVADCQALRQMATDRNRIIGVSHNFLYFPAYEQLVTDMRSGRLGRIDQVDIIWNKELGQLKGGPFGAWMLQTPKNILFEVAPHSFVHVVHLLGMPDTVAVDVRDRVDLPRGLEFYRRWEIRGWKGNTSIRLRFSFIDGYSEHYIHVRGTNGVGHVDFENNTYTRQEHTPYPLDVDRYLNVTTMARDASRQARETLTNFVLSKMKLSKIAGPFSHSITRATASFYTNWKRILDERVSPELGEQAIVLAEWIAQETQFPVIEKTAPVSDAIAPSPPPSTVLVIGGTGFIGKALVKRLRQEGHGVRILVRDPNSCPAELRQLGVELTKGDFTNAESVDAALDGIQYVYHLARGYGKTWPEFLKFDVEPTRMVGELCIKHGVKRLFYASSIAIYYAGSGVPPITEATKPHPGLLRAAPYARSKAENENVLLQLYKNKGLSVVIFRPGIVLGSGGDPHHWGVCAWPYNSVCRLWGSGNHPLPIVLVDDVADAMVKALTIPGIDGESYNLTSPTTITANDYLDEFERKAGIKLKRIPTPSWRNYLEALVKWAIKSIGRDPNATMPSYADWEGRSFAARFDSSKAERELGWTPVNDRDTLIREGIHKPVLEAFESP